The genomic segment GTTATGTGTTGTTATGGGTCTATGTGATAACGGTTCATGTTTCGAATAAAGGAATCCCAGTCCCAAAGGGTGAGCAGGGGGGAATATGACTTGATCTTATCggaaaatgattttttagttAAAATTCCACTGGATGCAAAAGTCTCAAATACGTCAATCAGCGCTTCCTTGTTGATTTCCTGATTTGAAACCATAGCATTTAGATGCAAAAGTTTGTTGTTGACCAAACCCTCTTTATCTGACGATTTATCCAATTGTTTCATCAACCTATTTTGTCTCTCTTGGCACACTGAATAGGTGGTTGCTTACCTGGGATGAAAAAGGGTTGTTTATTATCTCTCCTATTTTTGTTAATCATAACAGGCCACTCAAAGCGTTTCATTCCGACTCGCTTAGTAAACTGGTCAAAGTTAAGTTCCTCATCGTCTTTATCAAATACTAATTCCCAGTAAAATTTTTCTGGGCTTATCAACTTAGACACGAGTTTGTcgttattttttaatggtATTATGTGGCCTATCTTGCTTTTTTGGCTCAATCTCCCATAAATCTgcaatgaaaaaatttttttttgttGTTTATAAGTGTGTAAAGTACATACACATTGGAGAATTTGctttattttcatataaaAACATCGATAAATTctataaaaatgaatactTACTTTGATCAAATCCAAAACTAGATAATTGGGCGTACGGATGCATATAGTCTGTTGGAATATGACCGGAATCACTAGTGAAAATGAATAGATTGCGATTTTTATTTTGGGTTGCGATTGGGGAGCGACATGCCTGACCATAGAAATGGGGGAACTAGTATTAGTTACTGCAGTTGCGGGTGGATcaattttcataaaatcTATAAAgttgtgttatttttaatgtcGAAAAGAGTGACTTTGAGACGACACAACGCGTACCACACGCGATCtaattttgccaaaaaGGTCAAAACTCCAGGGGCACGCGTCGTATTCCAACACCTCAAAAAGAAGGCAAAGCCAGCACTATGTGGCGATTGCAAGGGAAAATTGCAAGGAGTTGTTGCTGCTAGGCCAGAAgttaacaaaaatttgaaaaggaGGCAAAGAAAGGTTTATAGGGTATACGGCGGCTCTCTTTGTCACAAGTGCGTCCGGGATCGCATTATCCGCGCCTTCTTAAAGGAGGAACAGAAATGTGTCAAAAAAGTTGTGGAAGAGAGGGTTAAGCAAAAAAAAGCTGCAGGAAAAGGCTGATGATATACCAGCCAAGAAGATgtgatttttattaattttgttccATTAACGGTTACAAAGTTATCACTTTACAACATTTTAAAGTATATTGCATTCTAAATTTTAGTAGGAGtttgattgatttttattaatcTGTTAGTATAAATAGGGTTTTCATGTTGGTATGTAGTAGATGACCTTGGTGTTGTTGGTGCTACTGGTGGCAAACAGTGTTTCTAAGCGCGCAATATTTCGCAACATAGCATATATCACCACTAGAAATAACTTTATACATAATTCTTTGGCTATTCAAAGttgtaatttatcatcTCACGGCATTTTGAAACCCACGGCTGCAACAGAATCTATCAGTTCAGAGGAAATGAAGAGAGAAGACAACATCCAGCCGCCAAAAAAGCAACCAACTGCCAGACGTAATCGCTCAATTTAACGCAGAATTGGAGGAAATCGAAAGATTTGCTCTACTAAACACCAAGGCTGACAATTTTACCGAGTGCGATTTTGGCTACCTACCGctaattgttaattataaagAGGAAAATAAACGTAAATTTTTAAGTCTTGCTAGGGATAAGCCAACGGCCGAAGATGAAGTTTGGATTAGGGGTAGATTAAACGACACAAGAGGAAAGGGTATTTACACTTTAACACTAGGTTCATTGTCATTCATAGTAATCAGACAGTATGGTGAGACAATACAATGTGTGCTAGATGCTAAGAATCCGCCAATAACTAAAAATACAATCAAATGGGTCAATTCGTAAGCCATAATTCATGTAGTGTACCGCCAGAGTCTATAATAGATGTGTTTGGCATAGTGAGAATACCAAATATACCAATTGAGTCTACCACTATAAAATATGAGATATCAGTGcgtaaaattttttgtgtttCAAAAGCGGCAaatggtaatttattttcaattatttagaacTTCCATTCCAATTGTTTGATGCCAATAAACCTGAAGCAGATGAGTCTGACCCAGATGTATGATTTAAATCATTCAGATTATAAGAGTAAATCCCGATACGAGACTTGATAACCGGATTTTAGATTTAAGAACAAATCTTTCTCAATCTGTATTCAGAATTCAATCTGCGTGTGTCAATTTGTTTAGGACCTATCTGTTGgacaatgaatttattgaaattCACACCCCAAAATTACTTTCTGGCAATTCTGAGGGCGGATCTTCCGTCTTTACccttaaatatttcaatagTAAACTACATATTAATGTAGGAGATGCTTGTTTGGCTCAATCTCCACAACTTTACAAGCAAATGGCCGTTATGGGAGATTTCTCCAGGGTATTTGAAATAGGTACTCTACTTTGTCATATTTACACtatttacacatttcaaatattataaataatttaatatctaaataatttaggtcCAGTGTTTAGAGCGGAAAACAGTAATACACATAGACACCTATGCGAGTTTACAGGACTTGACCTGGAAATGTCTATATATGAGGATTACAAcgaaataattgatttggtTGATCAGAtgttcaaatatatatttactgGATTACAAAATAAGTGTACTAAGGTAACATGGCACGTGATTTAGGAGCTGGAATCGGTTAAGAAATTGTATCCAAACATCAAGCCCTTTGAGTTTATCAATAACACCCccaaatttcattttaaCGAGGTAACACTGTTCATTATGATAATGGATAATTACCTAACTGTCGCAATATTAGATCAGTATTTACATAGGCTGTGGCCATACTAAATGAAGAAGGAGTAAAAGTTGAGGATGATTTCAGCACTGAACAGGAAAGGCAATTTGGAAAGATTGTgaaacaaaaatacaatacGGATTACTACATAATACACTCCTACCCTGATACAGCCAGACCATTTTATACAATGCCCAAGGAAAATATTGCCTTGGGCACTAACTcttttgatttttttatgCGTGGAGAAGAGATACTTAGCGGAGCACAGCGTATTCACGATCCATTTATGCTAATTGAACGGATTAAGGAGAAGGGTATTGACCCTGAAACAGTTACGGCTTACATTGATGCTTTTAAACTTGGCGCTTATCCCCATGGAGGGTGTGGGATTGGATTGGAACGTCTAGTAATGCTTTACTTAGGTATGAATCTTTTGATTTAGGCATTGGTAATGTGAGGAAGACTTGTATGTTTCCCAGGGATCCAAAACGTTTGACGCCttaaaattgaaacaaACAGTATAGTCGTCTTTGCTAactataattaaaaaatttaagtTTACAACTTTAgaataactaatttttacaacTGTAATTCAAATACAGTTATTTAGTGTGTAAAAcctatttgtttattttaaaaataaccaATTATCGTCCGAAAGTTTATGATGATATGCGATTTTTAAAGTCCTTGTACCTCTGAATATCAGACTCCCTAATTGATCGTCTATGTAAACATTCACTCTACCTTGAAGATGCCAAAGCTGCttgaaaatgtttatttgtaataaatggAACTTTGTCGGATTCTCCTTCGCTCATATTGCCCTCCGTGTCTGCTGCAATACTTTCCCTTATTGCCTCCTTAGCTGCTCTTTTACAAACCTCTGATATATCTGCGCCAGAATATCCCTCCAGATCATCAGCCATCTTCTTAATGTTGACATCGGGGGCCAGTGGAGAATTGCGTAAACACGCTTTAAATATACTCTCCCTGCTATCCCTATCTGGCAATGGTATGTAAATTAGTTGGTCCAATCTTCCAGGTCTAGTAATTGCAGGATCTAAAATGTCTGGCCTACATAACAATGTGAATACCTATTTGTAGCGccaattataaaaattggttTTGAAGATGAAACGCCATCTATCTCAGTTAGGATCTGATTAATAACCCTATCTGCAGCTTCACCGCCGCCATGTGAAGTACCCCTCTCCTTCGCAATAGAGTCCATTTCgtcaaaaaataatatacaaggCGCAGCTGCCCTTGCTTTGTCGAACAATTCTCGTACGTTAGCTTCCGATTCTCCAAACCACATAGTCAGCAATTCAGggcctaaataaaattgtataagaataaaaaatttaacaagtagaatgaattaaatttttattgcagaccataaaatatgaaaaatttttcaaCCATGTAACTGTAATTATAGAGTTACGCATATcttaacaatttaacaaaatattaaaaaaatctagTGACTAAGTAACATTAATAGCAAAGTGCTCACCCTTTActgaaataaaatttgcTTTACATTCATGTGCGATAGCCCGAGCTAGCAGTGTCTTGCCACACCCGGGTGGGCCGTAAAATAGTACGCCCTTGCTGGCCGATTGGCCGAATTTTTTGAACTTTTCTGGGTGCTCAACTGGGTATTGAACAGTTTCAATCAGCTCCCGTTTCACATCCTCCAATCCTCCAATATCATCCCAAGTCGTTTCCGGTACTTCAATGCTCCTCTCCCTCAATGAACTTGGATTGCATAAGCTCAGAGCGCGATCAAAATGTTCTTTggttatttgtattttatttaatatttcaGGGGGTATTTTGTCATCATGAAAGAATAATATGTCTGTTTTGCCAAAGTGCTGTCTAATACACTCCATTGCAGCCTCAAAACATAGCTGAGAAATATCAGCTCCTACGTAACCATGGCATGCTTTGGCAATCTGCCTAAGGTCAACATCGGGAGATAATTTCATATCACGGGTTTTTATAAGCAATATTTCGAACCTTTCATCTTCGTCACATGCGGTTATTTCTATTTCGCGATCAAATCTGCCAAATCTGCGTAGTGCAGAATCTAGAGCATTTGCGCGGTTTGTAGCTGCTAAAACTAGCACATTCGATACTTTTTTAGAGTATAGTCCATCCATACAAGTTAGTAGTTGAGATACAATCCTACGCTCAGCTTCTGATCCAAGCTTATCACGTTTGGTTCCAATGCTGTCTATTTCATCTATGAATATTATTGATGGAGCGTTCTTTTCAGCcgtttcaaaaattttcctCAAATTGCTCTCAGAATCTCCAAAATGCTTTGACACAATCTCAGGCCcatttatcacataaaaATTGGCACCTGTTTCCGCTGCAATAGCCTTTGCAATCAGAGTTTTTCCTGTTCCCGGTAATCCATGTAATAAAATACCCTTTGGCGGTGAAATTCCCACTGCTTGGAATACCTCTGGATGATGCAAAGGCAATTCAATCAATTCCCTAATTTTACTGAGCTGCCTCTTCATGCCGCCAATATCGTCATAGCCAATTTCACCAAACGAATCATCATCTTTCTCTCTATCCAGTGGCTTGCCCCgtaaattaaatatggTATCTGGAGATACAATTGCAGCCTCAGAATCCCCCTGGCTAGACTCTATTCTTAATActttaaattcaatttccTGGCCATTAGGCAAATGAATATGGAAGTGATCGCCCAGACGCAGTGGTCTCGGGAGAGAAAAGAAATCAAATAAAGATTGATTAATGTGCCCCGCAATTATTGACAAATCCATACCGCAACGCTTTAAGTCATCAGAAAAGGGGAGGATTGTTATGCGGGAAGCCATGGGTATGCCTGTTAAAGGCTCAATTCCAATGACGTCGGAATTTCTAAGCCGTAAATTGCGGCGCATATCCTTTGATACAAATGCCTTATATCTATCAACATTCTCAGATGACTTAACCCCGGCTATTGTATCTCGGCGACGGCGCCCCTTAACCCTTACTATGTCCCCGCTGGTTAGACCCAGGGCATTCATCTGTTCCAGGCCTATGTCATTATTGTAATGcgtgtaaaatttttaatcaaaCAGCTTAGAAAATACATGATAATGTAATGAATTGGTTTTTGTTGTACTAGGTTGAAGATTTGATTAATCTCCGTCTAACCcttgtaacatttattatttttacgTGACCTACTATCAAATTAGCAATTTGATAGTAggtcaaataatttgatgaattaaAATGGGTAAAAAATGTGTCGTTGGGTGTGATGAAGTGTTTATAAGTTAAGTGGAAAAATATCTCATAATCACCTAgtgatattgttaatatagTATAGTGCTTACTTAGATATAGTGTTGTTGGATCAGTACTTGGATCGCCCGTGACAATACTCAAATTTGGAGTAAGCCCAGAATGTATTACATCTGCCCCCGAAGGACCTTTTTTCGGATCTTCATCATTTgggaaaaaattattgtcCTTGTTCAATTTCAAATCTTCCAATGAATTCTTTTTTTGTGATTTTGAAGATTTGTTCCAGAAAGGGAATAATCCGGCTTGTATGGGTCTGCAGCTGTGCCTGTAGTTATGATTCCTTATGGAAGCTAAGGGCAAAGGAGCCACCATCAGGATCATGAGTAATGTTATAATACGGTTACCCATTACACTAACCAGTTAACATTCTAAATCGTAAggaatataatatcacaTTAAGTTGTGGCGGATGTTATGTAACCCATGGGTGGTGGTCGAGTGTCATGTTATACCCTGACCATGGGGGTTGGGATGAATATGAAGGTGATTTCCGAGCCCTGTCGCAATGAATCATCGAGTTTGCAGTTGCTAGTTGATGTGTCTTGTGTAGTGAAAGAATTGCTTGAAAATGCTTTGGATGCCAGTGCAACTGAAATAGGTAAATGAGGCATGAATTAGATGTATCACTAGTGGACGGTGGATGTGAATCAATTGAGGTGAAGGATAATGGCACAGGAATTAGAGAAGAGGATTTTGAGCTTTTAGCTATCAGGAATACCACTTCAAAAATAAGCAAATTTGAAGACTTGACGACACGTCTAAGTACATTTGGGTTTCGGGTACATAACTGTTTATCTAGGGTGAGGCATTACATTCAATCGCTACACTGAGCACTTTAGTGGTCAAAACAAGGATTAGAGACTCAACTGAAGGGTGGAATCTGACATTTGATCATCAGGGTAACTTGCTGTCTAAGGTTAAGTGCCTGATGAGTGTAAGATGACTAGTAATTCAGCTTGGAACAATAGTTACCAGCATTAAACTGTTTAGCGTCTTTCCTGTGCGTAGACAACAGCTGATAAAGGGATGGGCTAACAAAATAAAGTTTACAGTGGACATGGTTCAGCAGTATGCACTTTTCTACCCAAGCATAAGAATTACGCTCACAAATAAGCCAACGTATgtattcatttaatttagaaatggCAAAacaacaatattattttcttCTCCAGGTGGATTATCTGTTCATTCAGGAAATTATACTAGTATAAGAGACATAACCTCTTTTATTTatggcaaaaaattaatccAAAAAATGAATGAGTGGGGTTATACTTGCgatgaatttgaaatcAGTGGTCTTATCAGTGATTTAGACTCGGAGTTCAATCCACCTATACAAGTATGCCAATTTCTAAACGGAATTTGTTGTGTAGCATTCTGACTTAgattttatttgttaatgGCCGGCCAGTGACATCACAGAAGTCAATATGCCATGCCATATTGAATGCCTATAGGCAATATTCAAACAAGGCCAGACCCTCATTTATCCTCAATTTGACATTAAACTTGCAAGAAATTGATGTAAATTGTTCACCAGACAAGCGCACAATCTATATTACAATTGAAGAATACATCATCACCACAATTAaagtaataaaaataccaaTTAGATACAATTGCACAAGTTTTTTGAGGCACAGGGCATTAACACCAAAAGTGGCTATATCGTTTCCATGCCTACCCTGGATATATCACAAGCAGGAAGATCTAAACATACTTTAAGCGATATAACCAACCTTCACAAACTACACAACTCGCCCGATAAATCTAGCCTTGCAGCGGATGAAAGCCAACAGGCTGCTTCTCATGAGAATTCAATAGCAGATTCTGGTGCCCATTGTTTTAAACTGAAGCGATACAAGGTTGAGTGTGATGAGCCCTTTGTCATGGAAACCGAGAGTGAAGCCGTTTTTGGATTTGAGAATACACACCCAACGAACGGCACTGCAATTAGATCCAGTGGATTTGGCGATACAAAGAATTGCAAAGTTAATGAAGGGGTGGATTTATCGCAACAATGCAACTACATTGTGGAACGGGTACTATGCTTTGACCTAAAACAATACAAACAACAAAGTACATTGCTCAAACAACATTTGTCacaaaaaaaattgcaaacGACTGAAAACACTACAAAAAACGCCATATCGCATGACCCAAAAAGGATTGAGAAGCGAACATTCAAAATGATGGAAATTTGTGGCCAATTTAACAAGGGATTCATCATAACTAAATTGGCAAGCTACGATCGCAATGATAAGTTCAAGTATTCATTGTTCATAATTGACCAACATGCTGCAGA from the Babesia microti strain RI chromosome I, complete genome genome contains:
- a CDS encoding large subunit ribosomal protein L34e (overlaps_old_locusTagID:BBM_I01950;~overlaps_old_locusTagID:BBM_I01955), whose product is MSKRVTLRRHNAYHTRSNFAKKVKTPGARVVFQHLKKKAKPALCGDCKGKLQGVVAARPEVNKNLKRRQRKVYRVYGGSLCHKCVRDRIIRAFLKEEQKCVKKVVEERVKQKKAAGKG
- a CDS encoding aspartyl-tRNA synthetase (overlaps_old_locusTagID:BBM_I01960) encodes the protein MKREDNIQPPKKQPTARQLEEIERFALLNTKADNFTECDFGYLPLIVNYKEENKRKFLSLARDKPTAEDEVWIRGRLNDTRGKGSLSFIVIRQYGETIQCVLDAKNPPITKNTIKWVNSVPPESIIDVFGIVRIPNIPIESTTIKYEISVRKIFCVSKAANELPFQLFDANKPEADESDPDIIRVNPDTRLDNRILDLRTNLSQSVFRIQSACVNLFRTYLLDNEFIEIHTPKLLSGNSEGGSSVFTLKYFNRDACLAQSPQLYKQMAVMGDFSRVFEIGPVFRAENSNTHRHLCEFTGLDLEMSIYEDYNEIIDLVDQMFKYIFTGLQNKCTKELESVKKLYPNIKPFEFINNTPKFHFNEAVAILNEEGVKVEDDFSTEQERQFGKIVKQKYNTDYYIIHSYPDTARPFYTMPKENIALGTNSFDFFMRGEEILSGAQRIHDPFMLIERIKEKGIDPETVTAYIDAFKLGAYPHGGCGIGLERLVMLYLGIGNVRKTCMFPRDPKRLTP
- a CDS encoding Cell division cycle protein 48 homolog (overlaps_old_locusTagID:BBM_I01965;~overlaps_old_locusTagID:BBM_I01970); translated protein: MGNRIITLLMILMVAPLPLASIRNHNYRHSCRPIQAGLFPFWNKSSKSQKKNSLEDLKLNKDNNFFPNDEDPKKGPSGADVIHSGLTPNLSIVTGDPSTDPTTLYLSLEQMNALGLTSGDIVRVKGRRRRDTIAGVKSSENVDRYKAFVSKDMRRNLRLRNSDVIGIEPLTGIPMASRITILPFSDDLKRCGMDLSIIAGHINQSLFDFFSLPRPLRLGDHFHIHLPNGQEIEFKVLRIESSQGDSEAAIVSPDTIFNLRGKPLDREKDDDSFGEIGYDDIGGMKRQLSKIRELIELPLHHPEVFQAVGISPPKGILLHGLPGTGKTLIAKAIAAETGANFYVINGPEIVSKHFGDSESNLRKIFETAEKNAPSIIFIDEIDSIGTKRDKLGSEAERRIVSQLLTCMDGLYSKKVSNVLVLAATNRANALDSALRRFGRFDREIEITACDEDERFEILLIKTRDMKLSPDVDLRQIAKACHGYVGADISQLCFEAAMECIRQHFGKTDILFFHDDKIPPEILNKIQITKEHFDRALSLCNPSSLRERSIEVPETTWDDIGGLEDVKRELIETVQYPVEHPEKFKKFGQSASKGVLFYGPPGCGKTLLARAIAHECKANFISVKGPELLTMWFGESEANVRELFDKARAAAPCILFFDEMDSIAKERGTSHGGGEAADRVINQILTEIDGVSSSKPIFIIGATNRPDILDPAITRPGRLDQLIYIPLPDRDSRESIFKACLRNSPLAPDVNIKKMADDLEGYSGADISEVCKRAAKEAIRESIAADTEGNMSEGESDKVPFITNKHFQAALASSRRSIRESDIQRYKDFKNRISS
- a CDS encoding Mismatch repair endonuclease PMS2 (overlaps_old_locusTagID:BBM_I01970), encoding MGGGRVSCYTLTMGVGMNMKVISEPCRNESSSLQLLVDVSCVVKELLENALDASATEIDVSLVDGGCESIEVKDNGTGIREEDFELLAIRNTTSKISKFEDLTTRLSTFGFRGEALHSIATLSTLVVKTRIRDSTEGWNLTFDHQGNLLSKVKCLMSLGTIVTSIKLFSVFPVRRQQLIKGWANKIKFTVDMVQQYALFYPSIRITLTNKPTNGKTTILFSSPGNYTSIRDITSFIYGKKLIQKMNEWGYTCDEFEISGLISDLDSEFNPPIQILFVNGRPVTSQKSICHAILNAYRQYSNKARPSFILNLTLNLQEIDVNCSPDKRTIYITIEEYIITTIKIQLHKFFEAQGINTKSGYIVSMPTLDISQAGRSKHTLSDITNLHKLHNSPDKSSLAADESQQAASHENSIADSGAHCFKLKRYKVECDEPFVMETESEAVFGFENTHPTNGTAIRSSGFGDTKNCKVNEGVDLSQQCNYIVERVLCFDLKQYKQQSTLLKQHLSQKKLQTTENTTKNAISHDPKRIEKRTFKMMEICGQFNKGFIITKLASYDRNDKFKYSLFIIDQHAADEKARFETLNKRVKINCQKLIQPVFVKVPPSHLAVALDNASVLECNGFTMCGSSDHGLYIATFPVLFSHVLGENDFLEFLEKIYSFNAIYGKDLNGTSSHVWDYFQSTPRPPKIWSILANRACRSAVKIGDDLNRGKMEQIKDTLGDLDHPWNCPHGRPTIKCLATAAELTAAAQNLPCQFDFI